A genomic segment from Lytechinus variegatus isolate NC3 chromosome 10, Lvar_3.0, whole genome shotgun sequence encodes:
- the LOC121423297 gene encoding sorting nexin-14-like, whose translation MKLEGGKEGFVFIIGIQRIDVREGDGEKNSWQVERRYHEFYALEQKLREFHGVFEDAQLPVRRPFGSKSHDFMEKKRPGLEKYLRVLLTKPILRGSQLLYTFLTTNEEFVNKIFGDVNLGKFVRSVSTKVIKERGQHLEPFLVTFLASVEAAKPKARTDEFETDPNLTDKEMLSNVHFENNANQVLDRCNLKEPWANPEANYLQLTGIIQYILYLARSVLDVPVWMHQMTVTFAKIFGNSLETYVDYFVNTKTDLLKTEQMVEHIIHLLRDVLFFDDDPPRTDAQKLERKEFAFEQMLKFFPSIVPKVLGEEKFYDGCKTVFDSLQYPKLNKQLSYILLDIVIKEIFPELSDDDDTDEEAPQYQEDHYEKD comes from the exons ATGAAGTTAGAAGGAGGAAAGGAAGGATTTGTTTTCATCATCGGCATTCAGAGGATTGATGTCAGAGAAGGAGATGGAGAAAAGAACTCGTGGCAGGTTGAAAG GAGATACCATGAGTTCTATGCACTGGAACAGAAGTTGAGAGAATTTCATG GTGTGTTTGAAGATGCTCAGCTGCCTGTTAGACGGCCGTTTGGAAGCAAGTCACATGACTTCATGGAGAAAAAGAGGCCTGGCTTAGAGAAATATCTCAGG GTTCTTCTCACCAAGCCCATCCTAAGGGGAAGCCAGCTCCTCTATACATTCCTGACAACCAATGAAGAGTTTGTTAATAAGATCTTTGGAGATGTCAATCTAG gaaAATTTGTGCGTTCAGTCTCAACCAAGGTCATCAAGGAG AGAGGACAGCATCTTGAGCCTTTCCTGGTAACTTTCTTAGCCTCAGTGGAAGCTGCCAAACCTAAAGCAAG GACGGATGAATTTGAAACAGATCCAAACCTAACGGATAAAGAAATG CTTTCCAATGTCCATTTTGAGAACAATGCTAATCAGGTGTTAGACCGGTGTAATCTTAAGGAACCTTGGGCCAATCCAGAGGCCAACTACCTACAActcactggaatcattcaatATATCTTATACTTGG CTCGTTCTGTTCTAGATGTGCCTGTCTGGATGCATCAGATGACCGTCACTTTTGCCAAGATATTTGGAAACTCATTGGAAACTTATGTAGATTA TTTCGTCAACACCAAGACAGATTTGTTGAAGACGGAGCAGATGGTGGAACATATCATTCATCTCCTCAGAG atGTACTTTTCTTTGATGACGATCCACCCAGGACGGATGCACAGAAGCTTGAAAGGAAAGAGTTTGCTTTTGAACAGATGCTGAAATTCTTCCCAA gTATTGTACCCAAGGTGCTTGGAGAAGAAAAGTTCTATGATGGATGTAAGACCGTCTTTGATTCTCTCCAGTATCCCAAGCTAAATAAACAG CTATCGTATATTCTCTTGGACATTGTCATCAAAGAAATCTTCCCGGAATTATCAGATGAT GATGACACAGATGAGGAAGCACCACAGTACCAGGAGGATCACTATGAGAAAGACTAA